A single genomic interval of Tsukamurella paurometabola harbors:
- a CDS encoding helix-turn-helix domain-containing protein, whose product MGRQVDGAARRIAELGAVVDAVREVSTANGVEEACRALVKAAARAVPRAEIVFVALASVETGDLAVAASTGLISPEFRFGRAPRGHGLWGRAAEQLLPVRTGDYAADRSFEHDDLLDDACRADGVVSAMCAPLVVGGVAIGAVFTNGRATDMFDEGDTTRLAEIAHATAPVIQRAESLARLEAAVSGIAATRNRLTRSVTAHDALLARILRGAGRAEVVDTIVDTCEGVVAALGVDAADRAVATAPEGSELDPLRDRWILDGISDVRRTEGTALVEHREGFALFVPARAADRYVGAVVVVFERPVDDTDIRAVQRLVTLFALVAVRRLEPPDAPNGAIDGVQLRALVAGRGPVSDAARARLARRGFALDADRVVAVVAVPLRSDPEQFAGALRAGGPAHDAVLVVDHTVVILTERDGAKRVATEVAATVRSRTGVGTLVCAAAVSDPVGGGLGDAHRTAGAALELLQSLGRTSGAFDVDEFPAHLPLLRSVTVDSVVRFLDDTIGPVIEFDRHSTSELVRTMQVFFAENMNTAATARTLDLHPNTIIKRLRRVTEFLGPRWQGDPESLAIRIALNLHTLAVGTDDDDA is encoded by the coding sequence GTGGGCCGGCAGGTGGACGGCGCCGCGCGACGCATCGCGGAGCTCGGCGCGGTCGTCGACGCAGTGCGCGAGGTGAGCACCGCGAACGGCGTCGAAGAAGCCTGCCGAGCCCTCGTCAAGGCGGCCGCCCGAGCGGTTCCCCGCGCCGAGATCGTCTTCGTGGCTCTGGCGTCCGTCGAGACCGGCGATCTGGCCGTCGCCGCGTCGACCGGCCTGATCTCGCCCGAATTCCGGTTCGGGAGGGCCCCGCGCGGCCACGGCCTGTGGGGGAGGGCCGCCGAGCAACTCCTTCCGGTTCGCACCGGCGACTACGCGGCCGACAGATCCTTCGAACACGACGACCTGCTCGACGATGCATGCCGGGCGGACGGCGTGGTCTCCGCGATGTGCGCACCGCTCGTGGTGGGAGGAGTCGCGATCGGCGCGGTGTTCACGAACGGTCGCGCCACCGACATGTTCGATGAGGGCGATACGACGCGGTTGGCGGAGATCGCGCATGCCACAGCACCTGTCATTCAGCGTGCCGAGTCCCTCGCACGTCTGGAGGCTGCGGTGTCCGGCATCGCCGCAACGCGGAACCGGCTGACGCGCTCGGTCACCGCGCACGACGCCCTGCTTGCGCGAATCCTGCGCGGGGCGGGGCGGGCCGAAGTGGTCGACACCATCGTCGACACGTGCGAGGGGGTCGTGGCGGCGCTCGGCGTCGACGCCGCTGATCGAGCGGTTGCCACGGCCCCGGAGGGTTCGGAGTTGGATCCGCTGCGGGACAGGTGGATCCTGGACGGAATATCGGACGTGCGACGGACAGAGGGGACTGCGCTCGTCGAACACCGCGAGGGATTCGCGCTTTTCGTGCCGGCCCGGGCCGCCGATCGTTACGTCGGTGCCGTTGTGGTCGTCTTCGAGCGCCCCGTCGACGACACCGATATCCGAGCGGTGCAGCGCTTGGTGACGCTGTTCGCGCTCGTGGCCGTGCGGCGGCTCGAGCCACCCGATGCACCGAACGGGGCCATCGACGGAGTCCAGTTGCGCGCCTTGGTGGCCGGACGCGGTCCGGTGAGCGACGCGGCGAGAGCGCGTCTCGCGCGGCGGGGCTTCGCTCTGGATGCCGATCGCGTCGTCGCGGTCGTTGCGGTGCCCCTGCGGAGTGATCCCGAGCAGTTCGCCGGTGCGCTCCGCGCGGGCGGCCCGGCGCACGATGCCGTTCTCGTGGTCGATCACACGGTGGTGATCCTCACGGAGCGCGACGGTGCGAAGAGGGTCGCGACGGAGGTCGCGGCGACGGTACGGAGCCGGACGGGTGTCGGGACTCTCGTCTGTGCCGCCGCCGTAAGCGACCCCGTGGGCGGTGGACTCGGGGACGCGCATCGGACGGCCGGAGCCGCGTTGGAACTGCTGCAGTCGCTGGGCCGTACCAGTGGTGCCTTCGACGTCGATGAGTTCCCGGCGCATCTGCCGCTCCTACGGTCAGTGACAGTCGACTCGGTCGTCCGCTTCCTCGACGACACCATCGGCCCGGTCATCGAGTTCGACCGGCACAGTACGTCGGAGCTGGTGCGGACGATGCAGGTCTTCTTCGCGGAGAACATGAACACCGCGGCCACTGCGCGGACGCTGGACTTGCACCCCAACACGATCATCAAGCGACTCCGTCGTGTGACCGAGTTCCTCGGGCCGCGGTGGCAGGGCGATCCGGAATCGCTCGCGATCCGGATCGCCCTGAACCTGCACACCCTCGCGGTCGGCACCGATGACGACGACGCCTGA
- a CDS encoding polysaccharide deacetylase, which yields MPGIASPEPSVSIGASMPSGPAPVRPASNLPMRRLAPGERPPQFVLFSFDGVGVSPNWDLFLRTAERSNARFTALMTGLYFLTDDARRQYRGPGHRPGEAAIGFGGTKAEVVQQIHYLNRTWFGGHELGTHYVGHFCRGDRYPGERWSTRDWNHELDQFFALMQNWRRNTGILHGPDLAFPRTVVKGGRTQCLEGAPGTLFPALMAHGMTWDSSQPAEVTGLAWPKKVRGIWEFAIPYAYSPPLKRAQTALDFNFWVSVNGAKNIPGDAIRLRRIVKETYHYMYDRAYAGNRAPLVIANHFNEWNGNAFNPATADFMADVCGRAETLCITHVDLVAWLELQDPAVLGALSRAPLSAVDGRR from the coding sequence GTGCCCGGCATCGCGTCTCCTGAGCCGTCGGTATCGATCGGGGCGTCGATGCCGTCCGGTCCGGCACCGGTGCGGCCGGCGAGCAACCTTCCGATGCGGCGCCTCGCACCGGGTGAGCGCCCGCCCCAGTTCGTCCTGTTCTCCTTCGACGGGGTGGGTGTCAGTCCCAACTGGGATCTCTTCCTTCGCACCGCGGAGCGGAGCAATGCACGGTTCACCGCGCTGATGACAGGCCTCTACTTCCTCACCGACGATGCTCGGCGGCAGTACCGGGGCCCAGGGCACCGCCCCGGGGAGGCGGCGATCGGTTTCGGGGGCACGAAGGCCGAGGTGGTTCAGCAAATCCACTATCTCAATCGAACGTGGTTCGGCGGCCACGAGCTCGGTACGCATTACGTGGGGCATTTCTGTCGTGGTGATCGGTATCCGGGAGAACGATGGTCCACCCGGGATTGGAATCACGAACTGGATCAGTTCTTCGCATTGATGCAGAACTGGAGGCGCAACACCGGAATTCTCCACGGCCCGGATCTCGCGTTTCCCCGCACTGTCGTGAAGGGCGGCCGGACGCAGTGTCTCGAGGGGGCTCCCGGCACGCTGTTCCCCGCCCTGATGGCGCACGGAATGACCTGGGATTCCTCGCAGCCGGCGGAGGTCACGGGGCTGGCATGGCCGAAGAAGGTCCGAGGGATCTGGGAATTCGCGATCCCGTACGCATACTCGCCGCCCTTGAAGCGTGCACAGACGGCGCTCGACTTCAATTTCTGGGTCTCGGTCAATGGTGCGAAGAACATTCCGGGCGACGCGATTCGGCTGCGGCGCATCGTCAAGGAGACCTACCATTACATGTACGATCGGGCCTACGCGGGAAATCGTGCGCCCCTCGTGATCGCGAACCATTTCAACGAGTGGAACGGCAACGCCTTCAATCCGGCGACCGCTGATTTCATGGCGGACGTCTGCGGTCGTGCCGAGACCCTGTGCATCACGCACGTCGACCTCGTCGCATGGCTCGAGCTCCAGGACCCCGCGGTCCTCGGTGCGCTCTCGCGGGCACCGCTGTCCGCCGTCGACGGGAGGAGATGA
- a CDS encoding GlcG/HbpS family heme-binding protein yields the protein MSDITLTRAQELIATADRAAREAGVKAVFAVLDRGANLVAFARTDGAWLASNELAIAKARTSVMFQAPTAGLAAPLQIGQPALHFDHIHAGGLLLVGGGVPLFGTDGQLLGGLGVSGGAPEQDAAIAEAALA from the coding sequence ATGTCTGACATCACGCTCACGCGCGCACAGGAACTCATCGCCACCGCCGACCGCGCCGCCCGGGAGGCGGGCGTCAAGGCGGTCTTCGCGGTACTCGACAGGGGCGCGAACCTCGTGGCCTTCGCCCGCACTGACGGTGCGTGGCTCGCGTCGAACGAGCTCGCCATCGCCAAGGCGCGGACCTCTGTGATGTTCCAGGCCCCGACCGCGGGGCTCGCCGCTCCGCTCCAGATCGGGCAGCCCGCCCTGCACTTCGACCACATCCACGCCGGCGGCCTGCTCCTCGTGGGCGGCGGCGTGCCACTGTTCGGCACCGACGGACAGTTGCTCGGCGGGCTGGGCGTCTCGGGCGGAGCCCCCGAGCAGGACGCCGCGATCGCGGAGGCCGCCCTCGCCTGA
- a CDS encoding SDR family oxidoreductase, translated as MPKKILITGASSGFGAGAAIELARRGHEVVATAETWPQVRSLRAEAAEAGVRFEVIKLDLRDEIDIRHAASFDPDVLVLNAGVMESGSIVDVPLQRMRESFEINVFGHVALVQGIVPKMVARKSGKVVWTSSMGGILVVPFVGAYCATKHAIEAIAGSMKAELEPYGVQVATVNPGVFGTGFNDTGAESHVQWYDAGAAVVPMPDFGDSLADQADPQEMVDAMVEIIPADEHLYRTMRPLATIDAAKQWQEKEWTQNV; from the coding sequence ATGCCGAAGAAGATTCTGATCACCGGGGCCAGTTCGGGTTTCGGTGCCGGCGCAGCCATCGAACTCGCCCGGCGGGGGCATGAGGTGGTAGCGACGGCGGAGACCTGGCCACAGGTGCGGAGCCTGCGCGCGGAGGCGGCGGAGGCCGGTGTGCGGTTCGAGGTGATCAAGCTCGATCTGCGCGACGAGATCGATATCCGGCACGCCGCGTCGTTCGACCCCGATGTGCTGGTGCTCAACGCCGGCGTGATGGAGAGCGGGTCGATCGTGGACGTGCCGCTTCAGCGGATGCGGGAGTCGTTCGAGATCAACGTCTTCGGGCACGTGGCGCTGGTGCAGGGAATCGTGCCGAAGATGGTCGCACGGAAATCGGGCAAGGTGGTGTGGACCTCCTCGATGGGCGGAATCCTGGTGGTGCCCTTCGTGGGCGCGTACTGCGCGACGAAGCACGCGATCGAGGCGATCGCCGGTTCGATGAAGGCGGAACTCGAGCCGTACGGCGTGCAGGTGGCCACTGTGAACCCCGGCGTCTTCGGTACCGGGTTCAACGACACGGGTGCGGAGAGCCACGTGCAGTGGTACGACGCCGGTGCCGCGGTGGTACCGATGCCGGACTTCGGCGACAGCCTCGCCGACCAGGCCGACCCGCAGGAGATGGTCGATGCGATGGTCGAGATCATTCCCGCCGACGAGCATCTCTACCGCACCATGCGTCCGCTCGCGACCATCGACGCCGCGAAGCAGTGGCAGGAGAAGGAATGGACGCAGAATGTCTGA
- a CDS encoding TetR/AcrR family transcriptional regulator: protein MPPDATETKRRILDAARREFAEFGLAGARIDRIAEHASANKRSIYVHFGPKEDLFDLIVVDALRTMADAVRFDADDLPGYAGRLYDYLLAEPSTLRLSTWANLERPTSTDDEGTTYREKVDALRPAYGDAAVDALVLTLGLVTAWFSASPALTSLSVTSDPTNGAAARRAVVVATTAAAVAAIPTSGAGS, encoded by the coding sequence GTGCCACCCGACGCCACGGAGACGAAGCGGCGAATACTCGACGCCGCGCGCCGGGAGTTCGCCGAATTCGGGCTCGCCGGGGCGCGGATCGACCGCATTGCCGAGCACGCGTCGGCCAACAAGCGCTCGATTTACGTGCACTTCGGCCCCAAGGAGGACCTGTTCGACCTGATCGTCGTCGACGCCCTCCGCACGATGGCCGACGCGGTCCGGTTCGATGCCGACGACCTGCCGGGCTACGCGGGCCGGCTCTACGATTACCTACTCGCCGAGCCCAGTACGCTACGGCTCTCGACGTGGGCGAACCTGGAACGGCCGACGAGCACCGACGACGAGGGCACCACCTACCGTGAGAAGGTCGATGCCCTGCGTCCGGCCTACGGCGATGCCGCCGTCGACGCGCTCGTGCTCACATTGGGCCTGGTCACGGCCTGGTTCTCCGCCTCCCCCGCGTTGACCTCGCTCTCCGTCACGAGCGACCCCACCAACGGCGCCGCCGCTCGACGGGCCGTCGTCGTCGCGACGACGGCCGCCGCGGTGGCCGCGATCCCGACCTCCGGCGCGGGGTCGTGA
- a CDS encoding phytoene desaturase family protein yields MTSAVVVGSGPNGLTAAARLAREGLDVTVLEAEATVGGACRSDRLRGTVVDRFSTGHPLAYASPALREVGVEIEWGTAEIDVAHPLSPEPADAVGTLADVPDCGPEAMPVFFGPLTDVPRHPVVATRWGPRFLLPASATAAALGRTGGAVFAGVAAHSITPQHLPMTSSIGYLLAGVRPWPVPLGGSQRISDALAAIALAHGASIRTGERVTTLPDADLVVLDTGLPAARDLLGDRAPRWLRRRARQWRFGPAAFKVDLVVDGGIPWVHEALRRSAFVHLGGTAREIARKELMVNRGRMPERPVIILSQQYLADPSRCAGSLAPVSMYAHCPNGFPGDLTESIVAEVERHAPGVRERIALTRSVGPASLQAGNANLVGGDIAAGAALPAQLVRRPKLVDPYRLTDRVFLCSSAAGAPGVHGMVGWHAAASALRSV; encoded by the coding sequence ATGACCTCCGCCGTCGTCGTCGGATCCGGCCCCAACGGGCTCACCGCAGCCGCGCGCCTGGCCCGCGAGGGACTGGATGTGACGGTGCTCGAGGCCGAGGCCACCGTGGGCGGGGCGTGCCGTTCCGACCGGCTGCGCGGCACCGTCGTCGACCGGTTCTCGACGGGACACCCCCTCGCGTACGCCTCGCCCGCCCTCCGCGAGGTGGGGGTCGAGATCGAATGGGGCACGGCGGAGATCGACGTGGCGCACCCGTTGTCCCCGGAGCCGGCGGACGCCGTCGGCACCCTTGCGGACGTGCCGGACTGCGGGCCGGAGGCCATGCCGGTCTTCTTCGGGCCCCTCACGGACGTGCCGCGGCACCCCGTCGTCGCGACGCGGTGGGGCCCGCGGTTCCTGCTCCCGGCGTCGGCGACCGCCGCCGCGCTCGGACGCACGGGCGGCGCCGTCTTCGCCGGGGTGGCAGCGCATTCCATCACCCCGCAGCACCTGCCGATGACGTCGTCGATCGGGTATCTGCTCGCGGGCGTGCGGCCGTGGCCCGTTCCCCTCGGCGGCTCGCAGCGCATCTCGGACGCGCTCGCCGCGATCGCGCTGGCGCACGGCGCCAGCATCCGGACGGGGGAGCGGGTGACGACGCTGCCCGACGCGGACCTCGTGGTGCTCGACACCGGCCTGCCCGCGGCGCGGGACCTGCTCGGCGACCGTGCGCCGCGGTGGTTGCGACGGCGCGCCCGGCAGTGGCGGTTCGGGCCGGCGGCGTTCAAGGTGGATCTGGTGGTCGACGGCGGAATCCCGTGGGTGCACGAGGCCCTCAGACGGTCCGCCTTCGTCCACCTGGGCGGCACGGCGCGGGAGATCGCCCGCAAGGAGCTGATGGTGAACCGCGGCCGGATGCCGGAGCGGCCCGTGATCATCCTGTCGCAGCAGTACCTCGCCGACCCGTCGCGCTGCGCCGGTTCGCTTGCGCCGGTGTCGATGTACGCGCACTGCCCCAACGGTTTCCCCGGCGATCTCACCGAGTCGATCGTCGCGGAGGTCGAGCGACACGCGCCGGGCGTGCGGGAGCGGATCGCCCTGACGCGGTCCGTCGGGCCCGCGTCCCTGCAGGCGGGGAACGCCAACCTCGTCGGCGGCGACATCGCGGCAGGCGCCGCTCTGCCCGCGCAGTTGGTGCGCCGGCCGAAGCTGGTGGATCCCTATCGCCTCACGGACCGCGTCTTCCTCTGCTCCTCCGCCGCCGGTGCGCCCGGCGTGCACGGCATGGTCGGATGGCACGCCGCGGCGTCGGCGCTCCGCTCGGTCTAG
- a CDS encoding pyridoxal phosphate-dependent aminotransferase: MRTVGRLQPFTSTIFAEISALAAETGAVNLGQGFPDTDGPAGMLQAAKDAIDGGLNQYPPGDGLPELRRAVSAQVEREYGLRYDPDGEVLVTVGASEGIAAAVLGLVEPGREVILIEPFYDSYAATVAMAGAHRVVVPLVEDGGRYVLDPELLRGAVTERTAAIIVNSPHNPTGTVLSDADLQLIADVCVERDLLCFTDEVYEYLLFDGRVHRPLAAFDGMRDRTVRISGAAKTFNVTGWKVGWITAPRELADACRSAKQWLTFTGATPLQRAVAHALDTESSWLEKLAPALQDNRDLLSEALRATGFTVHPSEGTYFVVADARGLGFEDAGALCRAMPARIGVAAVPVSALADDQRRWGHLLRFAFAKREHVLTEGAQRLRALGPGGRT; encoded by the coding sequence ATGCGCACCGTCGGACGCCTCCAGCCCTTCACGTCGACGATCTTCGCGGAGATCTCGGCGCTCGCCGCCGAGACCGGCGCGGTCAACCTGGGGCAGGGTTTCCCGGACACGGACGGTCCGGCGGGCATGCTCCAGGCCGCGAAGGACGCCATCGACGGAGGCCTCAACCAGTACCCGCCCGGCGACGGCCTGCCCGAGCTGCGCCGCGCCGTCTCCGCGCAGGTGGAGCGCGAGTACGGCCTGCGCTACGACCCCGACGGCGAGGTGCTGGTCACCGTCGGTGCCTCCGAGGGGATCGCGGCGGCGGTGCTGGGGCTGGTCGAGCCCGGCCGCGAGGTGATCCTGATCGAGCCCTTCTACGACTCGTACGCCGCAACGGTGGCGATGGCGGGCGCGCACCGCGTGGTGGTGCCGCTCGTCGAGGACGGCGGCCGCTACGTCCTCGACCCCGAGCTGCTGCGCGGCGCGGTCACGGAGCGAACCGCGGCGATCATCGTGAACTCGCCGCACAACCCCACCGGCACGGTGCTCTCCGATGCGGACCTGCAGCTCATCGCCGACGTGTGCGTCGAGCGCGATCTGCTCTGCTTCACCGACGAGGTCTACGAGTACCTGCTCTTCGACGGCCGCGTGCACCGGCCGCTCGCCGCCTTCGACGGGATGCGCGACCGCACCGTGCGGATCTCGGGCGCCGCCAAGACGTTCAACGTGACCGGCTGGAAGGTCGGCTGGATCACGGCGCCGCGCGAGCTGGCGGACGCCTGCCGGTCCGCGAAGCAGTGGCTCACCTTCACGGGCGCGACGCCGCTCCAGCGCGCCGTCGCGCACGCGCTCGACACCGAGTCGTCCTGGCTCGAGAAGCTCGCGCCGGCCCTGCAGGACAATCGCGACCTCCTCTCGGAGGCGCTGCGCGCCACCGGGTTCACGGTGCACCCGTCGGAGGGCACCTACTTCGTCGTCGCCGATGCGCGCGGGCTCGGCTTCGAGGACGCCGGAGCCCTGTGCAGGGCGATGCCCGCGCGGATCGGCGTCGCGGCGGTCCCGGTGAGCGCGCTCGCCGACGACCAGCGGCGCTGGGGGCACCTGCTGCGCTTCGCCTTCGCCAAGCGCGAGCACGTGCTCACCGAGGGCGCGCAGCGGCTCCGCGCGCTCGGACCGGGCGGCCGGACCTAG
- a CDS encoding LLM class F420-dependent oxidoreductase, with protein sequence MRFGLFLPQGWRFDLVGIDPADHWSVMNGLAQRADTGPWDSVWVYDHFHTTPVPSREATHEAWTLMSALAATTNRVKLGQMCTAMSYRNPAYLAKVAATVDLISGGRTQMGIGGGWYEHEWRAYGYGFPSAGERLGRLDEGIQILRQAWTEGSATLDGKYYQVDGALCEPRPPQDGGIPLWVAGGGEKKTLRIAAQYAQYTNFDGTFEGFAHKSEVLRKHCADVGTDFDAITRSANYNITIGEAARDVQTRLDETRNRLLEHVPEAAVDAEMGAYLGMPGVGTPGDIVANLKRLEAEGMTYAICYFPEIAYDTSGLELFEREVIPAFA encoded by the coding sequence GTGCGATTCGGACTCTTCCTCCCGCAAGGCTGGCGCTTCGACCTCGTCGGCATCGACCCGGCGGACCACTGGTCCGTCATGAACGGCCTGGCCCAGCGCGCCGATACGGGCCCCTGGGACTCGGTGTGGGTGTACGACCACTTCCACACCACCCCGGTCCCGAGCCGCGAGGCGACGCACGAGGCGTGGACGCTGATGTCGGCGCTGGCCGCGACCACGAACCGCGTCAAGCTCGGCCAGATGTGTACGGCCATGAGTTACCGGAACCCGGCCTACCTGGCGAAGGTCGCCGCCACCGTCGACCTGATCTCCGGCGGCCGCACGCAGATGGGCATCGGCGGCGGCTGGTACGAGCACGAGTGGCGGGCGTACGGCTACGGCTTCCCGTCGGCGGGCGAGCGGCTCGGCCGCCTGGACGAGGGCATCCAGATCCTGCGGCAGGCGTGGACCGAGGGCTCGGCGACGCTCGACGGAAAGTACTACCAGGTGGACGGTGCCCTCTGCGAGCCCCGGCCGCCGCAGGACGGCGGCATCCCGCTGTGGGTCGCCGGCGGCGGCGAGAAGAAGACGCTGCGGATCGCCGCGCAGTACGCGCAGTACACCAACTTCGACGGGACCTTCGAGGGCTTCGCCCACAAGTCGGAGGTGCTGCGGAAGCACTGTGCGGACGTGGGCACCGATTTCGACGCGATCACCCGCTCCGCGAACTACAACATCACGATCGGCGAGGCCGCCCGCGACGTGCAGACCCGCCTCGACGAGACGCGCAACCGGCTGCTTGAGCACGTACCGGAGGCGGCGGTCGACGCCGAGATGGGCGCCTACCTCGGGATGCCGGGCGTGGGGACGCCCGGGGACATCGTGGCCAACCTCAAGCGACTCGAGGCCGAGGGCATGACCTACGCGATCTGCTACTTCCCCGAGATCGCCTACGACACCTCGGGACTCGAGCTGTTCGAGCGCGAGGTCATCCCCGCCTTCGCCTAG
- a CDS encoding alpha-ketoglutarate-dependent dioxygenase AlkB: protein MQDSLFDGAAPLAPHRRELSDGAWLDVRTGWQPGADELFAALQRDVPWVEERRRMYERTLPVPRLLRYYGDGAALPHPALTAARDQLTELYWEDLREPFTSVGLCLYRDGADSVAWHGDTIGRGATHDTIVAIVSLGAARPFLMRPRGGGASTKLTVGHGDLLAMGGSAQRTWEHAVPKVPHAGPRISVQFRASGVR, encoded by the coding sequence ATGCAGGATTCGTTGTTCGACGGTGCCGCACCGCTCGCCCCGCATCGCCGGGAGCTGTCCGACGGTGCGTGGCTCGACGTGCGCACCGGGTGGCAGCCCGGCGCGGACGAGCTGTTCGCCGCCCTCCAGCGGGACGTTCCGTGGGTCGAGGAGCGCCGGCGCATGTACGAGCGGACGCTGCCCGTGCCCCGCCTGCTGCGCTACTACGGCGACGGGGCGGCGCTCCCCCATCCGGCCCTCACCGCGGCGCGGGACCAGCTCACGGAGCTGTACTGGGAGGACCTGCGCGAGCCCTTCACCTCGGTGGGGCTGTGCCTGTACCGCGACGGCGCGGACTCGGTGGCCTGGCACGGCGACACCATCGGCCGCGGCGCCACGCACGACACGATCGTCGCCATCGTCTCGCTCGGCGCCGCCCGCCCGTTCCTGATGCGCCCGCGCGGCGGCGGCGCGTCCACGAAGCTGACGGTCGGCCACGGCGACCTGCTGGCCATGGGTGGCTCCGCGCAGCGCACCTGGGAGCACGCGGTGCCCAAGGTGCCGCACGCGGGACCGCGGATCAGCGTGCAGTTCCGCGCCTCGGGCGTCCGATAG
- a CDS encoding GntR family transcriptional regulator gives MIADGPIPKHEQLRALLEQRCMEDLEPGAALPSERQLCEEYGVSRITVREALRQLVAEGTLVRIRGKGTFVADRPARSRLHLASFHEDMRRLGRAPSTVVLQTELRVPPPSTTSALQIRAADKAYHVKRLRLADGVPISVDDAWYPQAIAPGLDAHDLTQSIYTLLRTEYGQAIDRAEQSIGAISSSGELARVLGVPSGTPLLAFDRVAFAGARRVEHSYSWYRSDRYQVQMTVTETADAP, from the coding sequence ATGATCGCGGACGGTCCGATTCCGAAGCACGAGCAGCTCCGGGCACTCCTGGAGCAGCGGTGCATGGAGGACCTCGAGCCCGGCGCCGCACTCCCCAGCGAGCGGCAGCTGTGCGAGGAGTACGGCGTCTCCCGGATCACCGTGCGCGAGGCGCTGCGGCAGCTCGTCGCCGAGGGCACACTGGTGCGGATCCGCGGCAAGGGTACCTTCGTCGCCGACCGGCCCGCACGGTCACGGCTGCACCTCGCTTCCTTCCACGAGGACATGCGCCGGCTGGGCCGCGCCCCGTCGACCGTGGTCCTGCAGACCGAACTGCGGGTGCCGCCACCGTCGACCACCTCGGCCCTGCAGATCCGTGCGGCCGACAAGGCCTACCACGTCAAACGCCTCCGCCTCGCGGACGGCGTGCCGATCTCCGTCGACGACGCGTGGTACCCGCAGGCGATCGCGCCGGGCCTCGACGCGCACGACCTGACGCAGTCGATCTACACGCTGCTGCGCACCGAGTACGGGCAGGCCATCGACCGCGCCGAGCAGTCCATCGGTGCGATCTCGTCGAGCGGGGAGCTCGCGCGCGTGCTCGGCGTCCCCTCCGGCACACCGCTGCTCGCGTTCGATCGGGTCGCCTTCGCGGGCGCCCGGCGAGTCGAGCACAGCTACTCCTGGTACCGCTCCGACCGGTACCAGGTGCAGATGACGGTCACCGAGACGGCCGACGCACCGTAG
- a CDS encoding DUF418 domain-containing protein, with translation MTSPPDDDAHRSVAAPTPVRGHRSVAPDLARGFMLALIAVANVPYFLWARPTGTGGHGADGSFADRVVQTVAITGVDGRVYPMFAFLFGYGIVQLYARQLGAGTAPAAARRLLRRRHWWMVVFGFVHAALLWYGDILGGYALAGLLLVWLFLRRSDRTLAIWAGILVLLAAASSVLALIGAASDGVDGGAAPATTDANAIPEYWAALTERVVTWAVIVLPTAVLGLLVPAAILLGMLAARHRVLDAPAAHVPLLRRCAVAGIGLGWATGLILALQNLEVLPISRSTDWAFLPLYVLGGLFGGLGYVAVFGLVAVRLDRARRADGAVGRGPAFASAVQALGKRSMSGYLAQSLVFSPLLAAWGLGLGQYLSDWSATLLAIVVWAATVALAVHLDLAGRRGPAERLLRHLAYPRPAAGTARPYSEKPDDGEKQVE, from the coding sequence GTGACCTCACCCCCCGACGACGACGCCCACCGTTCCGTCGCCGCGCCGACGCCCGTTCGCGGGCACCGCAGCGTCGCGCCCGATCTGGCGCGCGGCTTCATGCTCGCCCTCATCGCCGTCGCCAACGTGCCGTACTTCCTGTGGGCCCGCCCCACGGGGACCGGCGGCCACGGCGCCGACGGCTCCTTCGCCGACCGCGTGGTGCAGACCGTCGCGATCACGGGCGTCGACGGCCGCGTGTACCCGATGTTCGCGTTCCTCTTCGGTTACGGCATCGTCCAGCTGTACGCGCGTCAGCTCGGCGCGGGCACCGCGCCCGCCGCCGCGCGGCGACTCCTGCGCCGGAGGCACTGGTGGATGGTGGTGTTCGGTTTCGTCCACGCCGCCCTGCTCTGGTACGGCGACATCCTGGGCGGCTACGCGCTCGCCGGACTCCTCCTGGTGTGGCTGTTCCTCCGTCGCTCGGATCGGACGCTGGCGATCTGGGCCGGGATCCTGGTCCTCCTCGCCGCCGCGTCCTCGGTGCTCGCCCTGATAGGGGCGGCATCGGACGGGGTGGACGGCGGCGCGGCGCCCGCGACGACGGACGCGAACGCCATCCCCGAGTACTGGGCGGCGCTGACCGAGCGGGTCGTGACGTGGGCCGTCATCGTGCTGCCGACGGCGGTCCTCGGGCTCCTCGTGCCCGCCGCGATTCTGCTCGGCATGCTCGCCGCCCGGCACCGCGTACTCGACGCACCGGCAGCGCACGTGCCGTTGCTCCGCCGGTGCGCCGTCGCCGGCATCGGACTGGGCTGGGCGACGGGCCTGATCCTGGCGCTCCAGAACCTGGAGGTGCTGCCGATCAGCCGCAGCACCGACTGGGCCTTCCTGCCCCTGTACGTCCTCGGCGGGCTGTTCGGCGGGCTCGGCTACGTGGCGGTGTTCGGTCTCGTCGCGGTACGCCTCGATCGGGCGCGGCGGGCCGACGGTGCGGTCGGCCGCGGCCCGGCGTTCGCGTCGGCGGTGCAGGCGCTGGGCAAGCGATCGATGAGCGGGTACCTCGCGCAGTCCCTGGTGTTCTCGCCGCTGCTCGCGGCGTGGGGGCTGGGCCTCGGCCAGTACCTGTCTGACTGGTCCGCGACGCTGCTGGCGATCGTCGTGTGGGCGGCGACCGTGGCCCTGGCCGTGCACCTGGACCTCGCCGGCCGGCGCGGACCGGCGGAGCGCCTGCTCCGGCACCTGGCGTACCCGCGACCAGCGGCCGGGACCGCGCGCCCCTACTCCGAGAAGCCGGACGACGGGGAGAAGCAGGTGGAGTAG